A stretch of the Nerophis ophidion isolate RoL-2023_Sa linkage group LG29, RoL_Noph_v1.0, whole genome shotgun sequence genome encodes the following:
- the LOC133546169 gene encoding ADP-ribosylation factor-like protein 9, whose translation MSKALLMVFVVDSSAPHLFAVAKTLLHDLLTSDPGLPLMVLANKQDLPDACGITDLHEALELSRVGDRKLFLIGTCVKKGEAELSSGVRDARELIIQLAGCK comes from the exons ATGTCCAAGGCTCTGCTGATGGTTTTTGTGGTGGACTCGTCCGCCCCGCACCTCTTCGCCGTTGCCAAGACGCTGCTACATGACCTCCTTACCTCGGACCCCGGCCTGCCGCTGATGGTGCTGGCCAACAAACAG GACCTTCCGGACGCTTGCGGCATCACCGACCTTCACGAGGCCTTGGAGCTTTCCCGCGTGGGAGACCGCAAGCTGTTCCTCATTGGCACATGCGTGAAGAAAGGGGAGGCGGAGCTTAGCTCCGGCGTTCGGGACGCTCGAGAGCTCATCATCCAGTTGGCCGGCTGCAAATAA